Genomic segment of Sodaliphilus pleomorphus:
AAACCTTGCGAGCGTGTCGATGTGCCCGTCGGTGTCGTCGCCTGCAACCATGCCGTGCTTGAGCCAGATGATGTGCTTGGCGCCGAGAGTGGCTTTCAGATACTGCTCGATGTCGGGCAGCTGCATTTTCTCGTTGCGGTTGCAGGCAAGCAGGCAGCTTGTGGTTGTCATCAATGTGCCGTTGCCATCGCTCTCTATTGAGCCTCCTTCAAGCACGAAGTCGTGGCAGTCTACTACCGGCTGGTTGAAAATGTGGTGTGCGTCAAGCTGCCGCACAATTTGATTGTCTTTGTCGGCGGCATATTTCATGCCCCAGGCGTTAAACTTGAAGTCGATGGCCGTCGTGTGCCCGTCGACACTCACGGTCACGGGACCAAAGTCACGGGCCCATGTGTCGTTGGTGTCGATGCAATAAAAGTGCACCTGGTGTGGTGCATGGGCCATTATGCCAGCCATGTCGGCCTTTGCCTGCTCCACGTTGGGTGTAACCACAATTAAGTCCTCACAATCCAGGATGTGCCTGGCTATCTGCTTGTAGCATGCTACAGTTTCTTCCAGGATGTAGTCCCAGTCGGTGGCGGCATGGGGCCACGCAATGAGAATGGCATCTTGTGCCACCCATTCGGCAGGTAGATTGATGTCTTTATTTATGTTATTCATTTAAATTTTCCCATATCGAGTCACGTGAGTCGATGAGCTCGTCGATATAATCTTTGTACCCTGTTTTTAAATCATATCCATTGGCTTCGCACCACTCTTCATAGTCGCCTTTCAACGTGTCGTCACACTCAAGCATGTTGGCGAATTCTGCATCGACCTTGCTTGCAATGCTCAACTGATCAAGCAGAGTCCTTAATATGTCGGAAATGTCATTCATGATGAAAATATTGTAAGACCGTTTTGTTGTTACTTTAATCAGGCCAAATTTAAGAAATTCTGTCAAATTCACAATGAATCACATGTAAAATTTACACTCAATTGTGTAATGTTTTTTGCGCTTTATTAAATAATAGTGCTAACTTTGCAGCGACA
This window contains:
- a CDS encoding agmatine deiminase family protein; its protein translation is MNNINKDINLPAEWVAQDAILIAWPHAATDWDYILEETVACYKQIARHILDCEDLIVVTPNVEQAKADMAGIMAHAPHQVHFYCIDTNDTWARDFGPVTVSVDGHTTAIDFKFNAWGMKYAADKDNQIVRQLDAHHIFNQPVVDCHDFVLEGGSIESDGNGTLMTTTSCLLACNRNEKMQLPDIEQYLKATLGAKHIIWLKHGMVAGDDTDGHIDTLARFAPGNVIVYNGAGDQHDAQARSLDEMKKELAAARNSEGQPYRLVELPLPRPIYDEKGCRLPATYANFLVTNGQVLVPTYNQEDIDTKALETLQQAFPGRTATGIDCTSLIKQHGSLHCVTMQIPHNTLKL